In one window of Micromonospora cathayae DNA:
- a CDS encoding RNA polymerase sigma factor yields MADLLRELAPQVLGGLVRRYGDFARAEDAVQEALLAAFRSWTADGVPEHPPSWLRTVAARRYVDQVRADAARQRRELALLAATPRDALVAPPADTEPARDDLLELFFLCCHPALGPAAQVALTLRAVGGLTTTEIAAAFLVPEKTMAQRIVRAKQRLRAAGARFAPPPGSEQPARLAVVLRVLYLIFNEGYVASSGPALRRVDLTRQAVRLTRRLHRSLPDDGEVAGLLALLLLTEARGPARTGPEGDLVPLADQDRSRWDRSAIAEGTALVTHALSTAPVGPYQVQAAIAAVHAEASSVADTDWPQILGLYELLERLAPGPAVTLNRAVALGLVHGPAAGLALLDGLAAGPLAAHHRLLAVRAFLLERAGEPQAAAQGWREAARLAGSLPERRFLDRQAARLE; encoded by the coding sequence ATCGCCGACCTGCTCCGCGAGCTCGCCCCGCAGGTCCTCGGCGGTCTGGTACGCCGGTACGGCGATTTCGCCCGCGCCGAGGACGCCGTGCAGGAGGCGCTGCTCGCCGCGTTCCGGAGCTGGACCGCCGACGGGGTGCCGGAGCACCCGCCGAGCTGGCTGCGTACGGTGGCCGCCCGCCGCTACGTCGACCAGGTGCGGGCCGACGCGGCCCGGCAGCGACGGGAGCTGGCCCTGCTGGCCGCCACCCCCCGCGACGCCCTCGTCGCCCCACCGGCGGACACCGAACCGGCCCGGGACGACCTGCTGGAGCTGTTCTTCCTCTGCTGCCATCCGGCGCTCGGCCCGGCGGCGCAGGTGGCGCTCACGTTGCGCGCGGTCGGCGGCCTGACCACCACCGAGATCGCCGCCGCCTTCCTGGTCCCGGAGAAGACGATGGCGCAGCGGATCGTCCGGGCCAAGCAGCGGCTCCGGGCGGCGGGCGCACGGTTCGCGCCGCCGCCCGGGTCGGAACAGCCGGCCCGGCTCGCGGTGGTCCTGCGGGTGCTCTACCTGATCTTCAACGAGGGGTACGTCGCGAGCAGCGGGCCGGCGCTGCGCCGGGTGGACCTGACCCGGCAGGCGGTCCGGCTGACCCGCCGGCTGCACCGGAGCCTCCCCGACGACGGTGAGGTGGCCGGCCTGCTGGCGTTGCTGCTGCTGACCGAGGCACGCGGCCCGGCCCGCACCGGGCCGGAGGGCGACCTGGTGCCGCTGGCCGACCAGGACCGCTCCCGCTGGGACCGGTCCGCGATCGCCGAGGGCACCGCGCTGGTCACCCACGCCCTGTCCACCGCGCCGGTCGGGCCGTACCAGGTGCAGGCGGCGATCGCCGCGGTGCACGCGGAGGCGTCGTCCGTCGCCGACACCGACTGGCCGCAGATCCTGGGCCTGTACGAGCTGCTGGAGCGGTTGGCCCCCGGGCCGGCGGTGACCCTCAACCGGGCCGTGGCGCTGGGCCTGGTGCACGGGCCGGCGGCCGGGCTGGCCCTGCTGGACGGGCTGGCCGCCGGCCCGCTGGCCGCCCACCACCGACTGCTGGCGGTACGGGCCTTCCTGCTGGAACGGGCCGGCGAGCCGCAGGCCGCCGCGCAGGGTTGGCGGGAGGCCGCCCGGCTCGCCGGCAGCCTGCCCGAGCGGCGTTTCCTCGACCGCCAGGCCGCCCGCCTGGAGTGA
- a CDS encoding YciI family protein has protein sequence MKYLMLIYGNEQIWNSLPADELTTLIGEVDAFNEALRASGELVESQGLVSHPRAVRMVGDTPVVTDGPYLEAKEYVGSYFLVDVASEERALEIARSYPALRFGTGRSGGGLEVWPLMTGTGGDH, from the coding sequence GTGAAGTACCTGATGCTGATCTACGGGAACGAGCAGATCTGGAACAGTCTGCCGGCCGACGAGCTGACCACCCTGATCGGCGAGGTCGACGCGTTCAACGAGGCGTTGCGTGCCTCGGGCGAGCTGGTGGAGAGCCAGGGGCTGGTCTCCCACCCCCGGGCGGTCCGGATGGTCGGTGACACACCGGTGGTCACCGACGGCCCGTACCTGGAGGCGAAGGAGTACGTGGGCTCGTACTTCCTGGTGGACGTCGCCAGCGAGGAGCGGGCGTTGGAGATCGCCCGGTCGTATCCGGCGCTGCGGTTCGGCACCGGCCGCAGCGGCGGCGGGCTGGAGGTGTGGCCGCTGATGACCGGCACCGGCGGGGACCACTGA
- a CDS encoding NAD-dependent epimerase/dehydratase family protein gives MRIVIVGASGNAGTALLRRLGREPDVDLVGVARRLPGPAAGDPYDRVEWHSCDIGEPGAADRLAEVFAGAAAVVHLAWQIQPSHDQRVLHRTNVGGSRAVVDAVLRAGVPALVYASSVGTYAPGPKDHPVSERWPTTGVPGSSYSQHKAQVEELLDRVERQHAELRIVRLRPGLIFQREAATEIVRYFLGPFAPVKLLRYGRIPLVPTHPRLRLQAVHADDVADAYARAILSPDARGAFNVAADPVLSPALVARHFHGWTVPVAAPVLRAAAALSWRARLQPVDPGWVQLALAAPLMSSERAETELGWRPGTDAASALRELVAGMADGGHTASPPMSGRDDLAGRPGGLVRGRPAGEGNPY, from the coding sequence ATGCGGATCGTGATCGTGGGGGCGAGCGGGAACGCCGGGACGGCCCTGTTGCGCCGACTGGGCCGGGAACCGGACGTCGACCTGGTCGGGGTGGCCCGGCGGCTGCCCGGCCCGGCGGCCGGTGACCCGTACGACCGGGTGGAGTGGCACTCCTGCGACATCGGGGAGCCGGGCGCGGCCGACCGGCTGGCCGAGGTCTTCGCCGGGGCCGCCGCGGTGGTGCACCTGGCCTGGCAGATCCAGCCCAGCCACGACCAGCGCGTCCTGCACCGGACCAACGTGGGCGGCAGCCGCGCGGTGGTCGACGCGGTGCTCCGGGCCGGGGTGCCGGCCCTGGTGTACGCCTCGTCGGTCGGTACGTACGCGCCCGGCCCGAAGGACCACCCGGTCAGCGAGCGCTGGCCGACGACCGGGGTGCCCGGCTCGTCGTACAGTCAGCACAAGGCGCAGGTGGAGGAGCTGCTCGACCGGGTGGAGCGCCAGCACGCCGAGCTGCGGATCGTCCGGCTCCGACCCGGGTTGATCTTCCAGCGGGAGGCGGCCACCGAGATCGTCCGGTACTTCCTGGGGCCGTTCGCCCCGGTGAAGCTGCTCCGCTACGGGCGCATCCCGCTCGTACCCACCCATCCCCGACTGCGCCTCCAGGCGGTGCACGCCGACGACGTCGCCGACGCGTACGCCCGGGCGATCCTTTCGCCGGACGCGCGCGGCGCGTTCAACGTGGCGGCCGACCCGGTGCTCTCCCCGGCGCTGGTGGCCCGGCACTTCCACGGCTGGACGGTGCCGGTGGCCGCGCCGGTGCTGCGTGCGGCGGCGGCGCTGAGCTGGCGGGCCCGGTTGCAGCCGGTCGACCCGGGCTGGGTCCAGCTCGCCCTGGCCGCCCCGCTGATGTCCAGCGAGCGGGCCGAGACCGAGCTGGGCTGGCGGCCGGGGACGGACGCGGCGAGCGCGCTGCGTGAGCTCGTCGCCGGGATGGCCGACGGCGGGCACACCGCCAGCCCGCCGATGTCCGGCCGGGACGACCTGGCCGGTCGGCCGGGTGGCCTGGTCAGGGGCCGTCCGGCCGGCGAGGGCAACCCGTACTGA
- a CDS encoding ZIP family metal transporter has protein sequence MPEWLQAGGWGLVAGSALLLGALAGWYLPVPQRVIALIMAFGAGVLLSAVSFELIAEAHEQGGMLPTALGAAGGALAYTLANLALARRGARHRKRSGERQPSEREKPGSGTAMAVGALLDGVPESVVIGASLLSGGPVSVVTVAAVFLSNVPEGLSSAAGMRRAGRSSRYVFLLWAGIALVSGVAALVGYTLLGGAPPTVLAAITALAAGAILAMITDTMVPEAFENAHLLVGLVTVAGFLTAFALSHT, from the coding sequence GTGCCGGAGTGGTTGCAGGCGGGCGGTTGGGGGCTGGTGGCCGGCTCGGCGTTGCTGCTGGGCGCGCTGGCCGGCTGGTATCTTCCCGTCCCGCAACGGGTGATCGCCCTGATCATGGCGTTCGGGGCGGGCGTGCTGCTGTCGGCGGTGTCGTTCGAACTGATCGCGGAGGCGCACGAGCAGGGCGGGATGCTGCCGACCGCGCTCGGCGCGGCCGGCGGCGCGCTGGCGTACACGCTGGCGAACCTGGCGCTGGCCCGGCGGGGTGCCCGGCACCGGAAGCGCTCCGGCGAACGGCAGCCCTCCGAGCGGGAGAAGCCCGGTTCGGGTACGGCGATGGCGGTCGGGGCGCTGCTGGACGGCGTACCGGAATCGGTGGTGATCGGGGCGAGCCTGCTCAGCGGCGGCCCGGTCAGCGTGGTCACGGTGGCAGCCGTGTTCCTCAGCAACGTGCCGGAGGGGCTGTCCAGCGCGGCCGGCATGCGCCGGGCCGGGCGGTCGAGCCGGTACGTCTTCCTGCTGTGGGCGGGGATCGCGCTGGTCAGCGGGGTGGCCGCGCTGGTCGGGTACACGCTGCTGGGTGGCGCGCCACCGACGGTGCTGGCCGCGATCACCGCGCTGGCCGCCGGGGCGATCCTGGCGATGATCACCGACACCATGGTCCCGGAGGCGTTCGAGAACGCGCACCTGCTGGTCGGGCTGGTCACCGTGGCCGGCTTCCTGACCGCCTTCGCCCTCTCCCACACCTGA
- a CDS encoding GNAT family N-acetyltransferase — protein MTIRRVSGEEILTLSHPLRAYAFDASPKVADHDELRRTWLPYQEGSRTLVVEEDGTALATATAIPMRQNLRGRVLPMAGVAGVASHPLARRQGHVKKLLHHLLDEAHDEGQLLSALYPFRPSFYERFGYVGVPAPRTVTFPVADLAALLRAELPGEVTWGRTGTGYDEYSAFLDRCLGEWHGFAVFPERRRVWVRDDDSRWLVTARVDGVTEGLLTYRIDDHGGTVHADGLLALSPLARTLLLQFLARHVDQVDRVSVVVAPGELPELWLTDLAVVCETRVTRPDHSAPMVRLLSTDALAGLPAGAGRCRVELTGDRWLAGTYLLDGTTGHLEVLPGTTGTAGGAATPTATLTAAGLSALAYGVLDPAEVVVRGLGAVPADAVGELRRLFPRELPYLHAGF, from the coding sequence ATGACGATCCGCCGCGTCTCCGGCGAGGAGATCCTGACGCTCAGCCACCCGCTCCGGGCGTACGCCTTCGACGCGTCACCGAAGGTCGCCGACCACGACGAGCTGCGTCGGACCTGGCTGCCGTACCAGGAGGGGAGCCGCACCCTCGTCGTCGAGGAGGACGGCACCGCCCTGGCCACCGCGACCGCCATCCCGATGCGGCAGAACCTGCGCGGCCGGGTGCTGCCGATGGCCGGCGTCGCGGGCGTGGCGAGCCACCCGCTGGCCCGCCGGCAGGGACACGTCAAGAAGCTGCTGCACCACCTGTTGGACGAGGCACACGACGAGGGACAGCTGCTCTCCGCGCTGTACCCGTTCCGCCCCTCGTTCTACGAGCGGTTCGGCTACGTCGGGGTACCCGCGCCGCGTACCGTCACCTTCCCGGTCGCCGACCTGGCCGCGCTGCTCCGGGCCGAACTGCCCGGCGAGGTCACCTGGGGCCGGACCGGCACCGGGTACGACGAGTACTCCGCCTTTCTGGACCGCTGCCTCGGCGAGTGGCACGGGTTCGCGGTGTTCCCCGAGCGCCGCCGGGTCTGGGTCCGCGACGACGACAGCCGCTGGCTGGTCACCGCGCGGGTCGACGGGGTCACCGAGGGCCTGCTGACGTACCGGATCGACGATCACGGGGGCACGGTCCACGCCGACGGCCTGCTCGCCCTCAGCCCGCTGGCCCGTACCCTGCTGTTGCAGTTCCTCGCCCGGCACGTCGACCAGGTGGACCGGGTCAGCGTCGTGGTGGCCCCCGGTGAGCTGCCCGAGCTCTGGCTCACCGATCTCGCGGTGGTCTGCGAGACGCGGGTGACCCGCCCCGACCACTCCGCGCCGATGGTCCGGCTGCTGTCCACGGACGCGCTGGCCGGGCTGCCCGCCGGGGCCGGCCGCTGCCGGGTCGAGCTGACCGGGGACCGCTGGCTCGCCGGGACGTACCTGCTGGACGGCACCACCGGGCACCTGGAGGTGCTACCGGGAACGACGGGTACGGCGGGCGGGGCGGCGACGCCGACCGCCACGCTCACCGCCGCCGGTCTGTCCGCCCTGGCGTACGGGGTGCTCGACCCGGCCGAGGTGGTGGTCCGGGGGCTCGGTGCCGTACCGGCCGACGCCGTCGGGGAGCTGCGCCGGCTCTTCCCGCGCGAACTGCCGTACCTGCACGCCGGCTTCTGA
- a CDS encoding TetR/AcrR family transcriptional regulator, with protein MRAKGGAGRSVTEQARRAQIVAATIGTIAELGYRRTSYAEIARRAGLSSTGMISYHFAGKAELMSEVLAEVHAGIGAFMAERVGAQPGPPEQLRAYLEGMVEYLDRHRAPMRALLEIFLNAPAETTGTAAETTDTAAETTDTAAETTGGDAGTTTPGGTAGTGEGGATGPGDRSSADADRRALGALEGILAEGQRRGDFRDFDVQIMAMTIQRSLDMLPFALAADPDLDLARCARELTTLFDLGTRREP; from the coding sequence ATGCGAGCAAAGGGTGGTGCTGGTCGATCGGTCACCGAGCAGGCCCGCCGGGCCCAGATCGTCGCGGCGACCATCGGGACCATCGCCGAGCTGGGCTACCGACGCACCTCCTACGCCGAGATCGCCCGCCGGGCCGGGCTGAGCAGCACCGGGATGATCTCCTACCACTTCGCCGGCAAAGCCGAGCTGATGAGCGAGGTCCTCGCCGAGGTCCACGCCGGCATCGGCGCGTTCATGGCGGAGCGGGTGGGCGCGCAGCCCGGCCCGCCGGAGCAGCTCCGCGCGTACCTGGAGGGCATGGTCGAGTACCTCGACCGGCACCGTGCCCCGATGCGGGCGCTGCTGGAGATCTTCCTCAACGCGCCCGCCGAAACCACCGGCACCGCCGCCGAAACCACCGACACCGCCGCCGAAACCACCGACACCGCCGCCGAAACCACCGGCGGCGACGCCGGCACCACGACTCCCGGTGGCACCGCCGGCACGGGGGAGGGCGGTGCCACCGGGCCCGGCGACCGGTCGTCGGCGGACGCCGACCGTCGGGCGCTCGGCGCCCTGGAGGGCATCCTCGCCGAGGGACAACGTCGGGGCGACTTCCGCGACTTCGACGTACAGATCATGGCGATGACCATCCAGCGCTCGCTCGACATGCTGCCCTTCGCGCTGGCCGCCGACCCTGACCTCGACCTGGCACGCTGCGCCCGCGAACTGACCACCCTGTTCGACCTCGGCACCCGCCGGGAGCCGTGA
- a CDS encoding VC0807 family protein: MPGPVEPDESTATTTAPGATGGPPTRPGDLRPLLRRGLVGLLGPLLLYHLLRRLGVDPAPAVVLSSTPAALWTGYGLLTGRAVDKVGIAGLAATALGAALTLAAVDPRLVFGRSALITGGVGIWFLSTARGPRPAALRLSRPVLERIFHRADWDDLWARQPEFRRIWRVTTVLIGTVQLLDAALRATLAWTVPLDLIPALTTATNLTVGPVLLVLVNAYHVRAGLYRMLAGGRWIRPRSGRRPPR, encoded by the coding sequence GTGCCCGGCCCGGTCGAGCCCGACGAGAGCACGGCGACCACCACCGCCCCCGGGGCGACCGGCGGGCCACCGACCCGGCCCGGCGACCTACGACCGCTGCTCCGCCGAGGGCTGGTCGGTCTGCTCGGCCCGCTGTTGCTGTACCACCTGCTCCGGCGGCTGGGCGTCGACCCCGCCCCGGCGGTCGTGCTCAGCAGCACGCCGGCCGCACTCTGGACCGGGTACGGGCTGCTCACCGGCCGGGCGGTCGACAAGGTCGGCATCGCGGGCCTGGCCGCCACCGCGCTCGGCGCGGCCCTGACCCTGGCCGCCGTGGACCCGCGACTGGTCTTCGGCCGCAGCGCCCTGATCACCGGCGGCGTCGGCATCTGGTTCCTGTCCACCGCCCGTGGCCCGCGCCCCGCCGCGCTGCGACTGTCCCGGCCGGTCCTGGAACGGATCTTCCACCGGGCCGACTGGGACGACCTGTGGGCGCGGCAACCGGAGTTCCGGCGGATCTGGCGGGTGACCACCGTGCTGATCGGCACGGTGCAACTGCTCGACGCGGCCCTGCGGGCCACCCTGGCCTGGACCGTGCCGCTGGACCTGATCCCCGCCCTGACCACCGCCACCAACCTGACCGTCGGACCGGTCCTGCTGGTGCTGGTCAACGCCTACCACGTCCGCGCCGGCCTCTACCGGATGCTGGCCGGCGGCCGGTGGATCAGACCTCGGTCAGGTCGGAGACCACCACGGTGA
- a CDS encoding PP2C family protein-serine/threonine phosphatase, translating into MTLILRSAILNDVGLVRTNNEDSALAGDRLVAVADGMGGLPAGEVASEIVIRILDELIPPETPDEAENALRAVVQTANQRIRAAIDADPARDGMGTTLTAALLAGNTLVVAQVGDSRCYLLRESTLHQLTKDDTFVQALVDQGALSPADARRHPQRALVTRAVQGVDAPPTVARYTVLPGDRLLLCSDGLSDYVDDSTVASTVFTYGDRQQCVEQLVKLAHQAGAPDNVTVVVSDLTEV; encoded by the coding sequence ATGACGCTGATCCTCCGCTCGGCCATCCTCAACGACGTCGGCCTGGTCCGGACCAACAACGAGGACTCCGCTCTCGCCGGTGACCGGTTGGTGGCGGTGGCGGACGGCATGGGTGGGCTGCCGGCCGGCGAGGTGGCCAGCGAGATCGTCATCCGGATCCTGGACGAGTTGATACCGCCGGAGACGCCGGACGAGGCGGAGAACGCGCTGCGGGCCGTGGTGCAGACCGCGAACCAGCGGATCCGCGCCGCCATCGACGCCGATCCGGCCCGGGACGGGATGGGCACCACGTTGACGGCCGCGTTACTGGCCGGGAACACCCTGGTCGTGGCCCAGGTCGGTGACTCCCGGTGCTACCTGCTGCGGGAGAGCACGCTGCACCAGCTGACCAAGGACGACACCTTCGTGCAGGCGCTGGTGGACCAGGGCGCGTTGAGCCCGGCCGACGCCCGGCGGCATCCGCAACGCGCCCTGGTGACCCGGGCCGTGCAGGGGGTGGACGCGCCGCCGACGGTGGCCCGGTACACCGTGCTGCCCGGGGACCGGCTGCTGCTGTGCAGCGACGGGCTCTCCGACTACGTCGACGACAGCACCGTCGCCTCGACGGTGTTCACGTACGGTGACCGGCAGCAGTGCGTGGAGCAGTTGGTGAAGTTGGCGCACCAGGCCGGTGCGCCGGACAACGTCACCGTGGTGGTCTCCGACCTGACCGAGGTCTGA
- a CDS encoding 5-formyltetrahydrofolate cyclo-ligase produces the protein MTSLNEVDRAKQQVRHRVWDLLEHSRAVPPGVHGHIPDFVGKETAAARLADTDAWKAAQVVKCNPDLAQFPVRMRALQEGKLLYMAVPRLAAPKPFYLLDPHALDVPLEVAATSTGAADAAPTVDPDEMQPIDLVVCGSVAVSRQDGVRIGKGAGYSDLEVALLADADLVTIDTVIATTIHQRQLIDDALPHATHDFPVGLAATPHEVLDFGPRREALTGIIEAHLRPDQRDQIPALARLLRRNA, from the coding sequence GTGACCAGTCTGAACGAGGTCGATCGAGCCAAGCAGCAGGTGCGACACCGCGTCTGGGACCTCCTCGAGCACAGCCGTGCCGTCCCGCCCGGCGTCCACGGACACATCCCCGACTTCGTCGGCAAGGAAACCGCCGCCGCCCGACTCGCCGACACGGACGCGTGGAAGGCAGCGCAGGTCGTCAAGTGCAACCCCGACCTGGCGCAGTTCCCTGTACGGATGCGGGCGCTTCAGGAAGGCAAGTTGCTGTACATGGCGGTGCCACGCCTCGCCGCCCCCAAGCCCTTCTACCTGCTCGATCCCCACGCCCTCGACGTCCCGCTCGAAGTCGCCGCCACCAGCACCGGAGCAGCCGACGCCGCTCCCACCGTCGACCCCGACGAGATGCAGCCGATCGACCTGGTCGTCTGCGGCAGCGTCGCCGTCAGCCGACAGGACGGCGTACGGATCGGCAAGGGTGCCGGCTACTCGGACCTGGAGGTCGCTCTGCTCGCCGACGCTGACCTCGTCACCATCGACACCGTCATAGCCACCACTATTCATCAGCGCCAACTCATCGATGACGCACTGCCCCACGCGACCCACGACTTCCCGGTGGGTCTCGCGGCGACTCCGCACGAGGTACTGGACTTCGGGCCACGACGAGAGGCCCTGACCGGCATCATCGAAGCTCACCTACGCCCCGACCAGCGCGACCAGATCCCCGCCCTCGCCCGCCTGCTACGCCGCAACGCTTGA
- a CDS encoding helix-turn-helix transcriptional regulator — MPGRRRHRLAQRRKAVGLSQERLAESLGVDRSTVVRWERAETDPQPWHRPRLAAALRLSVEELADLLADVGQPPSAPEERLEYVLRHPRRVDLVSVAYLRERVQNLDERYDRLPSTLLLAEAGQLHGQAIFLRQHAGTGPVQRDLAAAVAESATLMGQLVWDASQRRDQNVSAAYFDQAIHAARETRDAVTEANALLRKSYLSLYGTKQPTDSLALTANAAAVGQHTSHVIAGLAHLHRAEAHAMLGRPRDCADALTAAEVHFAAVDGHDPATVLFCPSHYPRLAGSCWLFLNRPADAIVALESARQLTAASRKSTAVVLGNLARASIAQRDVDAATAYLHETIDVIERTRAGGGLNLAFTAARELRPWRDEPAVQDVNDRLLTLMTP; from the coding sequence GTGCCGGGTAGACGCCGACACCGGCTGGCCCAGCGCCGCAAGGCGGTCGGGCTGAGCCAGGAACGGTTGGCCGAGTCCCTCGGCGTCGACCGCTCGACCGTCGTCCGCTGGGAACGGGCCGAAACCGATCCCCAGCCATGGCACCGGCCACGGTTGGCGGCGGCCCTCCGGCTGTCGGTCGAGGAACTCGCCGACCTGTTGGCCGATGTCGGCCAGCCGCCGTCAGCACCGGAGGAACGTCTCGAGTACGTCCTGCGGCATCCCCGTCGCGTCGACCTGGTCAGCGTCGCCTACCTGCGGGAACGCGTGCAGAACCTTGACGAGCGCTACGACCGGCTGCCCTCCACGCTCCTACTCGCCGAAGCCGGGCAGCTCCACGGCCAAGCGATCTTCCTCCGGCAGCACGCCGGCACCGGACCGGTCCAGCGGGACCTGGCGGCAGCGGTCGCCGAATCCGCCACCCTCATGGGTCAGCTCGTCTGGGACGCCTCTCAACGCCGCGACCAGAACGTCAGCGCCGCATACTTCGATCAGGCCATCCATGCTGCCCGGGAAACCCGCGACGCCGTCACCGAGGCCAACGCCCTGCTCCGCAAGAGCTACCTCTCCCTGTACGGCACCAAGCAGCCCACGGACAGCCTCGCCCTGACCGCGAACGCCGCAGCCGTCGGCCAGCACACCAGCCACGTCATCGCCGGGCTGGCCCACCTGCACCGTGCCGAGGCACACGCCATGCTCGGCCGGCCCCGGGACTGCGCCGACGCCCTCACCGCCGCCGAGGTCCACTTCGCCGCAGTCGACGGCCACGACCCAGCCACCGTCCTGTTCTGCCCGAGCCACTACCCGCGACTCGCGGGCTCCTGCTGGCTGTTCCTGAACCGCCCGGCCGACGCGATCGTCGCCCTGGAGAGCGCCCGGCAGCTGACCGCCGCGAGCCGCAAGTCCACCGCCGTCGTCCTGGGCAACCTGGCGCGCGCCAGCATCGCGCAACGCGACGTGGACGCCGCCACCGCCTACCTGCACGAGACCATCGACGTCATCGAGCGAACCCGCGCCGGAGGTGGCCTCAACCTCGCCTTCACCGCAGCCCGCGAGCTACGTCCCTGGCGCGACGAGCCCGCCGTCCAGGACGTCAACGACCGACTCCTGACCCTCATGACCCCGTAG
- a CDS encoding helix-turn-helix domain-containing protein: MNAGRLDSVPIGRRVAYWRGRRKLSQQLFADRLGKSKSWVDKVERGVRRLDKLSTLQEIAAVLRVDPVVLRDPDTQPVELTERHQGVERIRAALCRYEIPLGRPAGRRPVLPADRMARQVGYAWTAFQHARYAQLADLLPDLLTDVQRTHAHQPGPGRVPLVEAYRITAGLLVKLGAADVAWLAADRAMLAATGDRSLVAAAAVQLGQVLRAAGRAREAQSLLRAAAYRIAPSVIEYGTPPELSLCGTLLVQAALAAASHEGDSATAELIDEAAGMAERVGDGHDHYRTGFGPTAVDLARTAVAVESGDARAAIGWHGKATGRAGWRWLPAEHRAAHLLDTACAYLHTDDPTNAAHVLLEAERTAPSEIRYRPAAWDLLGQLARDPYAPTTITRLATTLGVG, translated from the coding sequence ATGAACGCCGGCCGGTTGGATTCGGTGCCGATCGGGCGGCGGGTGGCGTACTGGCGGGGCCGGCGGAAACTCTCCCAGCAGCTGTTCGCCGACCGGCTCGGCAAGTCGAAAAGCTGGGTCGACAAGGTCGAACGCGGCGTCCGGAGGCTCGACAAGCTGTCCACGCTCCAGGAGATCGCCGCCGTGCTGCGCGTCGACCCGGTGGTGCTGCGCGACCCGGACACCCAGCCGGTCGAATTGACCGAACGCCATCAGGGCGTCGAGCGCATTAGGGCGGCGCTCTGCCGGTACGAGATCCCGCTCGGTAGGCCGGCCGGCCGTCGTCCGGTGCTGCCCGCCGACCGGATGGCCCGCCAGGTCGGGTACGCGTGGACGGCCTTCCAGCATGCCCGGTACGCCCAGCTCGCCGACCTGCTGCCGGACCTGCTCACCGACGTCCAGCGCACCCACGCCCACCAGCCCGGCCCCGGACGGGTGCCGCTGGTCGAGGCGTACCGGATCACCGCCGGACTGCTGGTCAAGCTGGGCGCGGCCGATGTGGCGTGGCTGGCCGCCGACCGCGCGATGCTCGCCGCGACCGGGGACCGCAGCCTGGTCGCCGCCGCAGCCGTGCAGCTCGGCCAGGTGTTACGCGCCGCCGGGCGGGCCCGGGAGGCGCAGTCGCTGCTGCGGGCCGCCGCGTACCGGATCGCCCCATCGGTCATCGAGTACGGCACCCCGCCTGAGCTGTCCCTGTGCGGCACCCTGCTCGTCCAGGCCGCCCTGGCCGCCGCGAGCCACGAGGGCGACAGCGCCACCGCCGAGCTGATCGACGAGGCCGCCGGCATGGCCGAGCGGGTCGGCGACGGGCACGACCACTACCGCACCGGTTTCGGACCCACCGCCGTCGACCTGGCCCGTACCGCCGTCGCCGTCGAGTCCGGCGACGCCCGCGCCGCGATCGGCTGGCACGGGAAGGCCACCGGTCGGGCCGGCTGGCGGTGGCTGCCCGCCGAACACCGCGCTGCACACCTGCTCGACACCGCCTGCGCCTACCTGCACACCGACGATCCGACCAACGCCGCCCACGTCCTGCTCGAAGCCGAGCGCACCGCACCGTCCGAGATCCGGTACCGGCCCGCTGCGTGGGACCTGCTCGGTCAGCTCGCCCGCGACCCGTACGCCCCCACCACGATCACCCGGCTCGCCACCACCCTCGGCGTGGGCTGA
- a CDS encoding YybH family protein, producing the protein MDRKQVTDWIAAYERAWRTPGTDTLGTIFTEEASYRQGPYWTPVVGLPAIARMWDAQRDGPDEVFRMSGEIVAVDGDTAVTRMEVRYGDPVRQEYRDLWIIRFAGDGRCRSFEEWPYWPQQPTGLESAGS; encoded by the coding sequence ATGGACAGGAAACAGGTGACGGACTGGATCGCGGCCTACGAGCGGGCCTGGCGTACCCCGGGCACGGACACCCTCGGCACGATCTTCACCGAGGAGGCGAGCTACCGTCAGGGGCCGTACTGGACTCCGGTCGTCGGTCTGCCGGCCATCGCCCGGATGTGGGACGCCCAGCGCGACGGTCCCGACGAGGTGTTCCGGATGTCCGGCGAGATCGTCGCGGTGGACGGCGACACGGCGGTGACCCGGATGGAGGTCCGGTACGGCGACCCGGTCCGCCAGGAGTACCGGGATCTGTGGATCATCCGGTTCGCCGGGGACGGCCGGTGCCGGTCGTTCGAGGAGTGGCCCTACTGGCCGCAGCAGCCGACCGGTCTCGAGTCCGCCGGTAGCTGA